The Sebastes fasciatus isolate fSebFas1 chromosome 13, fSebFas1.pri, whole genome shotgun sequence genome includes a region encoding these proteins:
- the hexim1 gene encoding protein HEXIM1: MTEPAAGQHTHHHLKTSGIISPSGGSSSGEVLEHLPARKSRGGSGSGGPENGNRGRQRDQKPQQQQHCLDVNTDKLWQMKGGRQEVCPAGNELSKCPQSAQTPHVHSGDDPHNPQGKNGEDRRPLEVHDDSHIDSDTGLDARLGKKRHRRRTSRKKRSWKPYCKLNWDERKALEEKETARASRLREEMFAKGLPVAPYNTTQFLMDEHDREEPDLNTESGVRRDNDTGSEEDYFVVDNNNEEEDDDDGSDGIGRPGNAGGEFLQRDFSETYEMYHVESLQNMTKQELVREYLELEKCMSRLEEENNRLRRAVEPGDRGGVTVDGSLVRLQELERELERLKAENTELLLQKQPSNDRGQVETN; the protein is encoded by the coding sequence ATGACAGAGCCAGCAGCGGGTCAACACACCCATCATCACCTGAAAACTTCAGGCATCATCAGCCCATCAGGTGGGAGCAGCAGCGGAGAGGTGTTGGAGCATCTCCCGGCCAGGAAGAGCCGCGGTGGTAGTGGAAGTGGCGGACCGGAGAACGGCAACAGGGGGCGCCAGAGAGACCAGaagccacagcagcagcagcactgtctGGATGTCAACACAGACAAGTTGTGGCAAATGAAAGGCGGACGTCAGGAGGTGTGCCCAGCCGGAAACGAGCTCTCAAAGTGCCCTCAAAGTGCCCAGACACCTCACGTCCATAGCGGTGATGATCCTCACAACCCTCAGGGGAAAAACGGTGAAGACAGAAGACCGCTGGAGGTGCACGACGACAGCCACATCGACTCCGACACCGGCTTGGATGCGCGTCTGGGTAAGAAGAGGCACCGGCGCAGGACCTCCAGGAAGAAGCGCAGCTGGAAGCCGTACTGCAAGCTGAACTGGGACGAGAGGAAAGCTctggaggagaaagagacagcCAGAGCGTCCAGGTTGAGAGAGGAGATGTTCGCTAAAGGGCTTCCAGTGGCGCCTTATAACACCACCCAATTCCTGATGGACGAGCACGATAGAGAGGAGCCGGATCTCAACACCGAGAGCGGCGTCAGACGCGACAATGACACCGGCAGCGAGGAGGACTACTTCGTGGTGGACAACAAcaacgaggaggaggatgatgatgacggCAGCGATGGGATCGGGAGACCCGGGAACGCAGGCGGGGAGTTTCTCCAGAGAGACTTTTCCGAGACCTACGAGATGTACCACGTCGAGAGCCTGCAGAATATGACCAAGCAGGAGCTGGTGCGGGAGTACCTGGAGCTGGAGAAGTGCATGTCccggctggaggaggagaacaaCCGGCTGAGGCGCGCCGTGGAGCCCGGTGACCGTGGGGGTGTGACCGTGGACGGCTCTCTGGTCCGGCTCCAAGAGCTGGAGAGGGAGCTGGAGAGACTTAAGGCTGAAAACACGGAGCTCCTTCTGCAGAAGCAGCCGAGCAACGACAGGGGACAAGTCGAGACCAATTAA